One segment of Alphaproteobacteria bacterium DNA contains the following:
- a CDS encoding CatB-related O-acetyltransferase, with product MSMLDPTRKYPMVMPDGTVIKTVVHLNQVIDHPRMEIGDFSYFGHLEELEDYAAYLAPYLFPLSHEKLIIGKFCQIAHGARFVTSSANHDMTGFSTYPFNNFMMTPQTTTDDVLAMFDSPGAKGDTVVGNDVWIGAEAMILPGVRIGDGAIIGARAVVSRDVEPYTVVCGNPANTIRQRFDDETVRILRKVRWWDWPVERIEANIEAIANADIQRLGAVHAEWQY from the coding sequence ATGAGCATGCTTGACCCGACCAGGAAATACCCCATGGTGATGCCCGACGGTACGGTTATAAAGACGGTCGTGCATCTCAATCAGGTTATTGACCATCCGAGAATGGAAATCGGGGACTTCAGCTATTTCGGACATCTGGAGGAGCTGGAGGATTATGCCGCGTATCTTGCGCCGTATCTGTTTCCCCTTAGCCATGAAAAACTCATCATCGGAAAATTTTGCCAGATTGCCCACGGCGCGCGCTTCGTCACGAGTTCCGCCAACCATGATATGACCGGGTTTTCCACATATCCGTTCAATAACTTCATGATGACACCGCAAACCACCACCGACGATGTTCTGGCCATGTTCGACAGTCCCGGGGCAAAGGGAGATACGGTAGTGGGAAATGATGTGTGGATTGGCGCGGAAGCCATGATTCTGCCGGGAGTCAGAATTGGCGATGGCGCAATCATCGGCGCCCGTGCGGTCGTCTCGCGGGATGTCGAGCCGTATACCGTTGTGTGCGGCAATCCGGCAAACACGATCAGGCAGCGGTTCGACGACGAAACAGTCCGCATCTTGCGCAAGGTTCGGTGGTGGGACTGGCCGGTTGAGCGAATTGAAGCGAATATTGAGGCTATAGCGAATGCGGATATTCAAAGACTCGGAGCGGTTCACGCAGAGTGGCAATACTGA
- a CDS encoding SDR family oxidoreductase — MHRPRPDPRRLRLQTVESSEKLKHRSVMTPLSRIGGPDEIAGCIVMLAAKAGSFISGETIVIDGGVTIQSF; from the coding sequence ATGCATCGCCCCCGACCTGATCCGCGCCGACTTCGGCTGCAAACTGTGGAAAGCTCGGAAAAACTGAAACACCGCTCCGTAATGACCCCGCTCAGCCGAATCGGCGGCCCGGACGAAATCGCCGGCTGCATCGTGATGCTGGCCGCGAAGGCGGGCTCGTTCATTTCGGGCGAGACGATTGTGATCGATGGGGGCGTGACGATCCAGAGCTTTTAG
- a CDS encoding acetyl-CoA acetyltransferase, with the protein MTACMVGWTHSKFGKLEGEDVESLIVRVAGDAIADAGVSPADIDAIWLGFYNGGFSAQDFGASLVLQADDALRFKPATRVENACATGSAAIHQGLNFLEAKKGRMVLVVGVEKMTDTAGSEIGGILMKASYLKEDAAIEGGFAGVFGRITQQYFQKYGDQSDALARIAAKNHKNGCGNPYAQLRKDLGYDFCRAISDRNPLVAGPLKRTDCSLVSDGAAAVVLADLDTALTMPKAVVFRAAQHVNDYLPMSRRDMTFLEGTAKAWAGALGQAGLTLDDLSLVETHDCFTTAELLEYEAMGLAEPGQGFRLLLDGVTEKDGRLPVNPSGGLKSKGHPIGATGVSMHVLSAMQVRGEAGDMQVRDAKLAGLFNMGGAGVANYVSILEALR; encoded by the coding sequence ATGACCGCATGCATGGTGGGCTGGACGCATTCGAAATTCGGCAAGCTGGAAGGCGAGGACGTCGAATCCCTGATCGTGCGCGTGGCGGGCGACGCCATCGCCGATGCCGGGGTGTCCCCCGCCGATATCGATGCGATCTGGCTCGGCTTCTACAATGGCGGGTTTTCGGCCCAGGATTTCGGCGCCTCGCTGGTGCTGCAGGCCGATGACGCGCTGCGCTTCAAGCCGGCGACGCGGGTGGAAAACGCCTGCGCGACCGGGTCCGCCGCCATCCATCAGGGGCTGAACTTCCTGGAGGCGAAGAAGGGGCGGATGGTGCTGGTTGTCGGCGTCGAGAAGATGACCGACACGGCCGGCTCGGAAATCGGCGGCATCCTGATGAAGGCCAGCTACCTGAAGGAAGACGCCGCAATCGAGGGCGGTTTCGCCGGGGTCTTCGGGCGGATCACCCAGCAGTATTTCCAGAAATACGGCGACCAGAGCGACGCGCTGGCCCGCATCGCGGCCAAGAACCACAAGAACGGCTGCGGCAATCCCTATGCCCAGCTGCGCAAGGACCTCGGCTATGATTTCTGCCGCGCGATTTCCGACAGGAACCCGCTGGTGGCCGGGCCGCTGAAGCGCACCGACTGCTCGCTGGTGTCCGATGGCGCGGCGGCGGTGGTGCTGGCCGATCTCGACACGGCGCTGACCATGCCGAAGGCGGTGGTGTTCCGCGCCGCGCAGCATGTGAACGACTACCTGCCGATGAGCCGCCGCGACATGACCTTCCTGGAAGGCACGGCGAAGGCCTGGGCGGGCGCGCTGGGCCAGGCCGGGCTGACCCTGGACGACCTCAGCCTGGTCGAGACCCATGACTGTTTCACGACCGCCGAACTGCTGGAATACGAAGCCATGGGCCTCGCCGAACCGGGGCAGGGGTTCCGCCTGCTGCTCGACGGCGTCACCGAAAAGGACGGCCGCCTGCCGGTCAATCCGTCCGGCGGGCTGAAATCCAAGGGCCACCCCATCGGCGCGACCGGCGTGTCCATGCATGTGCTCTCGGCCATGCAGGTGCGCGGCGAAGCCGGCGACATGCAGGTGCGCGACGCGAAGCTGGCGGGCCTGTTCAACATGGGCGGCGCCGGGGTGGCGAACTACGTGTCGATCCTCGAAGCATTACGGTAG
- a CDS encoding FAD-dependent oxidoreductase — translation MKVLICGGGVIGASIAYFLSRRGVETTVVERTGIANAASGKSGGFLARDWSDGSPLAPLARRSFDLHAELAATLGREWGYRRVETLGVVASAYRDMRPYRRRESPAWLGGDSVVHGQLGTPETTAQIHPALFTKAMMAAAEDNGAALVEGCVDGLCFTPDGARVTGAIVDGAEIRADAVVIAMGPWSILACRWLPLPAVYGSKGHSLVFRYEPTPESLFVELEWRAGQMRSPEINPRPDGTTYVCGLPGDDPLPVDPAQVLPEPGACETLRRMTAQISPALGAAEILAEQACYRPLTQDGLPLIGPAPGIAGAYVATGHNVWGMLNAPATGEAMAELIAGGGATTVDLRPFDPGRMAAMEPGAIFGA, via the coding sequence ATGAAGGTCCTGATCTGCGGCGGCGGGGTTATCGGCGCCTCGATCGCGTATTTCCTTAGCCGGCGCGGCGTCGAAACCACCGTGGTCGAACGCACCGGTATCGCCAATGCGGCCTCCGGCAAGTCCGGCGGCTTCCTGGCGCGGGACTGGTCCGACGGCTCGCCGCTGGCGCCGCTGGCCCGCCGCAGTTTCGACCTGCACGCCGAACTGGCGGCGACCCTGGGCCGGGAGTGGGGCTACCGCCGGGTCGAAACCCTGGGCGTCGTGGCCAGCGCGTATCGTGACATGCGCCCCTACCGCCGCCGGGAATCGCCCGCATGGCTGGGCGGCGACAGCGTCGTGCACGGGCAACTCGGCACGCCGGAAACCACCGCCCAGATTCACCCCGCATTGTTTACGAAGGCGATGATGGCCGCCGCCGAAGATAACGGCGCGGCGCTGGTCGAAGGCTGCGTCGACGGGTTGTGTTTCACCCCGGACGGCGCGCGCGTCACCGGCGCCATCGTCGACGGCGCGGAAATCCGCGCCGATGCGGTGGTCATCGCCATGGGGCCGTGGTCGATCCTCGCCTGCCGCTGGCTGCCCCTGCCGGCGGTTTACGGCTCGAAGGGGCACAGCCTGGTGTTCCGCTACGAACCGACGCCGGAATCCCTGTTCGTCGAACTGGAATGGCGGGCAGGGCAGATGCGCTCGCCGGAAATCAATCCGCGCCCGGACGGCACGACCTATGTCTGCGGGTTGCCGGGCGACGACCCGCTGCCGGTCGATCCCGCCCAGGTGCTGCCCGAACCGGGCGCGTGCGAGACCCTGCGCCGGATGACCGCGCAAATATCGCCCGCACTGGGCGCGGCGGAAATCCTTGCCGAACAGGCCTGCTACCGCCCCCTCACGCAGGACGGCCTGCCGCTGATCGGCCCGGCGCCGGGCATCGCGGGGGCCTATGTCGCGACCGGCCACAACGTCTGGGGCATGCTGAACGCCCCGGCGACGGGCGAGGCGATGGCGGAACTGATCGCGGGGGGCGGGGCGACGACGGTGGATCTGCGCCCGTTCGATCCGGGGCGGATGGCGGCGATGGAGCCGGGGGCTATCTTCGGCGCGTGA
- a CDS encoding SDR family oxidoreductase gives MTLFDLTGKTAIVTGATKGIGRAIASRMAEHGANVAISSRKADMCDAVAQDINDNWAKHGAEAAAIPCHISHKDQLQALVDQTVKRFGGIDILVCNAAVNPYFGPLKDIPDSAFDRIMETNIRSNHWLCQMVRPHIARRGGGSITIISSVGGLRAGGVLGAYGISKAADMQLTRALAVEFGPDNIRVTCIAPGLIRTDFARELWEDPEKLKRRSEMTPLGRIGDPDEIAGCAVMLAAKAGSFISGETVVIDGGVTIQSFK, from the coding sequence ATGACCCTCTTCGACCTCACCGGAAAGACCGCCATCGTCACCGGCGCCACCAAGGGCATCGGCCGGGCCATCGCCAGCCGCATGGCGGAACACGGCGCCAATGTGGCGATCTCCTCGCGCAAGGCCGATATGTGCGACGCGGTCGCGCAGGACATCAACGACAACTGGGCGAAACACGGCGCGGAGGCAGCCGCCATCCCCTGCCATATCTCGCACAAGGACCAGCTCCAGGCGCTGGTGGATCAAACAGTGAAGCGGTTCGGCGGGATCGATATCCTGGTCTGCAACGCGGCGGTGAACCCCTATTTCGGCCCGTTGAAGGACATTCCGGATTCGGCCTTCGACAGGATCATGGAAACCAATATCCGCTCCAACCACTGGCTGTGCCAGATGGTCCGCCCGCATATCGCCCGGCGCGGCGGCGGCTCGATCACCATCATCTCCTCGGTGGGCGGGTTGCGCGCCGGCGGCGTGCTCGGCGCCTACGGCATTTCCAAGGCCGCCGACATGCAACTCACCAGGGCGCTGGCCGTGGAATTCGGCCCGGACAACATCCGCGTCACCTGCATCGCCCCCGGCCTGATCCGCACCGACTTCGCAAGGGAACTGTGGGAAGACCCGGAAAAACTGAAGCGCCGCTCCGAAATGACCCCGCTGGGCCGCATCGGCGACCCGGACGAAATCGCCGGCTGCGCCGTGATGCTGGCGGCGAAGGCGGGATCGTTCATTTCGGGGGAAACGGTTGTGATCGATGGCGGGGTGACAATTCAGAGTTTTAAGTAG
- a CDS encoding MDR family oxidoreductase encodes MSQNFPALVLTEADGKVSAALQELALDDLPEGDVTVRMTHSGLNYKDGMIVNGIGRLVREYPHVPGIDFAGVVEASDSDRYRPGDAVVLTGWRVGEVHWGGYAGMARVKSDWLVPLPEGLTAKRAMAIGTAGFTSMLCVDALENHGLKPGDGEVLVTGAAGGVGSVAVAILAQRGHAVAASTGRAAQHGFLRGLGASAIVDRAELSEPSKRPLEGERWCGAVDTVGGTVLARLLAQISYGGSVAACGLAGGANLETTVLPFLLRGVNLLGIDSVMQPYDNRVRIWRRLVEDLPMEKLDALTAEIPLAEVPKAAGDILKGQVRGRLVVTLGG; translated from the coding sequence ATGTCTCAGAACTTTCCGGCCCTCGTGCTGACCGAGGCCGATGGCAAGGTATCGGCGGCGCTCCAGGAACTTGCCCTCGACGACCTGCCGGAAGGCGACGTCACCGTCCGGATGACCCATTCGGGCCTCAACTACAAGGACGGCATGATCGTCAACGGCATCGGCCGCCTGGTGCGCGAATACCCGCATGTGCCGGGGATCGATTTCGCCGGGGTCGTGGAAGCCTCCGACAGCGACCGCTACAGGCCGGGCGACGCCGTCGTCCTCACCGGCTGGCGCGTCGGCGAGGTCCACTGGGGCGGCTATGCCGGGATGGCGCGGGTGAAATCGGACTGGCTCGTGCCGCTGCCGGAGGGGCTGACGGCGAAGCGGGCGATGGCCATCGGCACCGCCGGGTTTACCTCGATGCTCTGCGTCGACGCGCTGGAAAACCACGGCCTGAAACCCGGTGACGGCGAAGTGCTGGTGACCGGTGCGGCGGGCGGCGTCGGCTCGGTCGCCGTGGCGATCCTGGCGCAGCGCGGCCATGCGGTGGCGGCGTCGACCGGCCGGGCGGCACAGCACGGCTTCCTGCGCGGCCTCGGCGCCTCGGCCATCGTCGACCGGGCGGAACTGTCGGAACCATCGAAACGGCCGCTGGAAGGCGAGCGCTGGTGCGGGGCGGTCGATACGGTCGGTGGCACGGTGCTGGCGCGGCTGCTGGCGCAGATATCCTATGGCGGGTCGGTCGCGGCCTGCGGGCTGGCGGGGGGCGCGAACCTCGAAACCACGGTGCTGCCCTTCCTGCTGCGCGGCGTGAACCTGCTCGGCATCGATTCGGTGATGCAGCCCTATGACAACCGGGTCAGGATCTGGCGGCGGCTGGTCGAAGACCTGCCGATGGAAAAACTGGACGCCCTGACCGCCGAAATCCCGCTGGCCGAAGTGCCGAAGGCGGCGGGCGATATCCTGAAGGGGCAGGTGCGGGGACGGCTGGTCGTCACGCTGGGCGGGTAA